The genomic segment AGATTACCATAATACTTAAGATAATAAGTGCAATAAGAACTGTTACAAATCCTCCATGAAATAGTTTGGTTGCACTGGATAAAAAGAACATTGTTTCCAATCCGCCAAAGAAGAATAAGACAATAAGCGAGATGAAATGAGATACGTTTCGATAAATCAAATAATTGTACAGTAAAATTGTCGTCATCAACATAGTGATTGTGATGGCTAATCCATAAGCTGCTTCCATATGTTCAGAGGTTCTAAAGTAGAGGACTACACCAATACAAGCAGCCCATAAAATAGAATTAATGACAGGAATATAAAGCTGGCCTTTCGTATTTGTTGGATAAATAATCTGTAAACGCGGCCATAGATTTAATTTAATGGCTTCAGAAACAAGCGTATATGATCCGGAAATTAACGCTTGTGAAGCGATAATGGCTGCCAATGTTGCAAAAACTACGCCAATAATCCGGAAACTTGCTGGCATCATTTCAAAGAAAGGATTTATTTCTTCAATATGTTGGAAAGACGGTTTATCTTTTACAGACAACAACCAGGCACCTTGACCAAAATAATTCAGTAGTAAGCTTAATTTTACAAATGGCCATGAAGCATAAATGTTTTTTCGTCCTACGTGACCTAAATCAGAATAAAGAGCTTCTGCTCCGGTGGTTGCTAAAAATATACTACCAAGAATTAAAAAGCCTGATTTGTTTTCCTCACTTAATAAGAGCTTTATCCCATAATAAGGCGATAAGGATCTTAAAATATCCCAGTTTCCTAATGTATTGAGTACACCTAGAACAGCTAACATTAAAAACCAAAGAAACATAATTGGACCAAAAAGACGTCCAATCACTTCTGTACCAAATCGTTGGATCATAAATAAAAAACTAATAATGATAATTGTAATCAACAAAACTGTATTTTGACTAGAGCCAAAATGCTCTATGTAAGAGGGAATTCCTCTTAACCCTTCAACAGCAGTTGTAACTGTGACAGCTGGTGTTAAAATCCCATCTGCCAAAAGCGTAGCTCCACCAATCATCGCAGGGACAATCAACCACTTAGCTTTTTTTCTAATGAGTGTATACAGAGAAAAGATACCGCCTTCTCCATGATTGTCCGCTCTTAAAGCTATACTGACGTATTTGATCGTTGTTAATAAGGTCAGCGTCCAAAATACGAGAGATAAAGATCCATAAATAAACTCATCTGATATATTTGCTAACCCGTCATTACCATGAATGAGTGCTTTCATTACATATAGTGGAGAGGTGCCAATATCTCCATAGACAACGCCAAGCGTAATAAATAACCCGCCAATCGTCAGTTTTTTTTTCTGTGTTGAATCAACTTTAGATTCCATTTAATCTATTCCTCCAATTGTTCGTCGAAAAAAAACAAGACCCATGTATAAATTTATAACAAAATTTATACATAGGTCTTGCAATTTGATGTTAAACCAGCGTTTTAGTAACGCATATTAGTTGATTTAACCACACAATAAATTGTGCTTGCTACTCCCCTATGAGCAGTTTTTTATTCGATTTAATATGACTACTTTATTATATGAATTTCTAACACTAAGTCAATACACATCTGATTTTTTTTGGGGGGTCAAAATTTATTACGGTATTGTCTAATTTTTTATTCCCTATATTAAAAACTAGACAATAAGTAGTAAAGAGTTTTTTTTGAATAAACCGCTTAATATTGGTATATTTATGGAAACATTATAATGTTTTTAATGAATTAGGAATGAAATGGAAATGAGGAAAGGTACGACAGTCATAAGCGATCGCTTATTTAACAAACTTCCTAAAGCAGCTTCTTTTTCGAGTATTATTGAACTAAGCGGCAACACGTTGAAAAAAGAAATACTATCTATTGAAGAAGTACAAACTATAAATGAAGATGATCTTATACGTAAAACATTTAAGGAAAAGTCATATAAATTAACCAGAATTTATTATTTGAATGGGGAACCTTATATTTATTTTGAACATTTCCTTCCTGTTTTAGGAAGTATTGAGGCCTTGGAGCAAACAGAAAGGGTTTCATTATATAAATGGTTAGCAGAATTTGATAAAAACGTTAGTCGTTTTCAAGATAGTTTTGAAGTCGTAAAAATTGAAGAACCTATAAAAGAAAAATTAAAGATAGACCATACACACTTATTAAAAAGGGTCAGAAAAACAATTAGTACGTTTAATGAAGTGATTGAAGTCTCGTATGCCATATATGATACAAATAAGTATCCATATAAGTATCCATATATTATTGACTACGAAGTTTAAATAGTGTCAGTGAAACTTTTGTAAAGAAATTTGGTATCAAACTATTTACCGGAACATTGCGTGAAAATAAAGGTGAAGAACAGTTATTAAAAGGATTTATTAGAAGCGATAAGGGCTTTTCAGTTAGTACTGAATATAAATTGGAAATCCTAGACAGAATAGGAACAGGAGATGCTTTTGCTTCTGGTATCATAACAGGTTTCATCGAAAATTGGTCCGATGAACGTTCTGTGGACTTTGTTATTTCGAATGCAGTACTTGCACATACGACTTTTGGAGATACTCCAATGGTAAGCAAAAAAATAGTTGAAGAGTACATGAATGGAAATCGAAACAACCTTTTGAGGTGATACTGTTAGAATTTAGGAGCTTTTTCTCGTTTGGGAATCTCCAAACACAATGTATCTCAGCCAAAAAAAGAGTGGAATAGCTAAAAAAACTAATCATAGACATGTGATTAGTTTTTTTAGCTATTCCGCTTTTAACTATTTATACCAATTTTGATTTAATCCATTCGCCTAACATTAATTCCATTTCAGCTTCTCCCCTTACAGGATACATGGAGGCAGTTGTTTTCAGTTCTTCGTAGTAGTCTATAGCTTTTTGATAGTTCTTACAATAGAACCCTTCGTATGCCATCATGAGGCGTTTTTTACTTGGCAAGTAAGGAGTCTTTTTAATGAACTGCTGTAAATCTTCATCATATATTTCTTGTATTAGATTTGGATTCTGTGGTTGTTCACTTAATACTAAAAATAAACGCTCGCAATTTAACTCATGTCTATAAAATAATGGCAAGTTTTCTAAGTGAGGGAGAAAAGCATCTAATTTTTGTTTTGCAATACCTAATTTTAAATTGTCTAAATACCAATTGTATTCCAACAGGTAAACAGAAATGGCTAATAAATTAGAGAATTGAGGATTTCCTTTTAATTGAATGTTTTCTAAAGGAATATCTTTTAAGCGTGAGCCTTCTGTCATTAGTGCATTTACTTTTAATTGAATAAAGAAAGCTTTTTTATTTTCTTCCTCTTTTAGGATGGAAAGAAGATTGTATCCGTCATTTGGCATTCCGCCTATTTTCATAGGAATACCATTTGTTAAAGCTGTGAGTAAGGCTGAACCAGCGAATAACAGGCATAAAGATAAGACTGGTAGAGAAAGACCTTCAATAGTTAAAGTAAGGATCAAGGGAATAACTGAAAAGAGTAGATTGATGAAAACTCCACCCAAATTATACAAGACAAATGGAAAGTGGTCGGTAGAATAGTCTGGCGGAGACATCAAACATTGTCCACCGGTCCCTGGTAAATGGAATCGTTTGCGTTTTAATTTGCCTTTTTCTTTTATGATCGTTAACGTACCGATTCGAAATGAGACGAAGGTATATCCTGTTAATAATCCAAAGATAAGGTGACCAGTTTCATGAAGTAAAATATGTATGAAAAAACTAATAAAGAAGAATAGTACACCACCAATCAAGGCAAATAGGTTGATCTCAAAGTTGAGGAATGGAAAGAATACGGCAGCAAAAATACCAATCGCTATCCCGGTAAAAATAGATCCTCCTGCTAAAAGCATATTGTTATAGAATTTACTTTTTTTCTTTTTAGATGGATTGTTTAGCGCCATTAATTTCCTCCTAGGGTATGTTTTTTTACTTCGGTTAATAACAATATTGAACGGATGGAACAAAAAGCTGATAAATTGTTTAGAAAAAACGATGACTGTAAAAAAATACAATCATCGTTATTAGGTTAAAAGGATTTGTAGATCTTTTTAACATTCAATTATAAATTAGTCTGCCGTAGAAAAATCCAAAGCTGTTTGAGACTGTTCAAGATAAGTATCATATAGTTTAGTTAATACACTAATATCCCCATTAGCTATTTTTAAAAGTTGAATAAATACAGGTTTCATAATTTCAGGATTACTGTTTTCATTTAAAATGGCTAAAGCTTCTGGATTAAGCATAACTAAATCATCTAAAATAACATGGTATTCCTTTAAGAATTTTTCGAAGCCTTCTTTATCTTCTAATAAAATCATTTTCAGTTTTTGGTTTTTTTCATGAAGATTTTCTAAGTATTCTCCAATAGTTATATTTAGCGAATCTGAAACTTCTTGTAACTCATTGAAAAAATTATCGTTAATATCAATTAACACAAGTTCCACCTCCACAATCACGATAATTGATTATATAATATTCCTTAAGAAATGAAAATATTTTTTCAATGACAACTATAAATAAATAGGTAATGTGGACAAAATATGTCTAATAGCATATAGACAGCTAAATTAATAAGAAGAAAAAAACAAAAGTGTCAAAATTTGGGTTCTGTCTGATTCAGCGTTACAATAGTAATAGAGAAGTAGAACAGGTAGTAAAAAATAGGAGGAAATCACTATGAAGATCGGTATACCAAAAGAAATTAAAAATAATGAAAGTCGGGTGGCCATTTCTCCAGCCGGTGTAAAAAGTCTTGTAGAAAATGGGCACGAAGTTGTGATCGAAGAAAATGCAGGAGAGACAGCTGGTTTTCTTGATAAAGAATACCGATTAGCAGGTGCCGTTATATTGGAAGAAGCTGAGCAAATTTGGGGTAATGCTGAAATGATCATTAAAGTAAAAGAACCTATCCCAAGTGAGTATCAGTATTTTAAAGAAGGCATGATACTTTTCACTTATTTGCACTTAGCTCCATCTCTAGAGTTAACAAAAGAATTGATGAAAGCTGGAGTGACAGCTATCGGCTATGAAACGATGGCTGGAAAAGATGGCACATTGCCACTTTTAACCCCTATGAGTCAAATTGCCGGAAGAATGGCTGCACAGGTTGGGGCAGAGTTTCTTGAAAGCGTCAATCAAGGAAAAGGAATACTGTTGAGTGGTGTACCTGGAGTTCAAAAAGGGAAAGTAACGATTATTGGTGGTGGAGTTTCAGGAACGAATGCTGCTAAAATCGCTATCGGATTAGGAGCAGAAGTGACTATTTTAGATGTGAATCCGAAACGTCTGGAAGAATTAGATGATTTATTTGAAAACAGGATCAACACATTAATGTCAAATGAATACAATATTGCTAAAGCTGTTAAAGAAGCTGACTTGGCAATTGGAGCAGTATTGATTCCTGGTTCAAAAGCCCCAACATTAGTTACAGAAGAAATGGTTAAATCAATGGAAAATGGATCGGTTATTGTAGATATTGCAGTAGACCAAGGTGGGATTTTTGAAACGGCTTCAGAAGTTACGACACATGATGACCCGGTCTATGTCAAACACGGTATCGTCCATTATGCTGTTGCAAATATGCCAGGCGCTGTGCCTAAAACATCTACATTAGCCTTAACGAATGTAACCATTCCTTATGCCGTTGAGATTGCGAATAAAGGAGTAGTCAAAGCAGCTAAAGAAAATTCAACGATTTATACAGGTATTAATGTGATGGATGGAAAGGTAACTCAAAAAGAAGTCGCAGAATCACTAAACCTTCCTTATCAAGAAGCTTTGACATCATTTATTTAAGTATTCGCTAATTTTTATGAAACTGAAAGCAGCTTAGATGAATAAATCAATGAATTTTTTTCAAAAATGCAGTATACTAAATGAGAAACTAACTGCAAAAGGAGCATTCGCATGGCAAAAGGAAATAAAAAAATTCAAGTAGAAGTAAAAGAAACCCCAAATAATAAAGAAGGTTTCACTGAGTTAGAGCTTTATGTGAATGATGAAAAAATTGGCAAATTGCAACAAGTTGAAGGTCAATCGGTTATCGTAACGACAAATTCAGGAACAGAATCTAAAGTTAAAACTGTTGATGAAGGCATAAATAAATTAGTTATGGAATACAACTTACACCAAATCTAACTAAGTCTATTTATTTAGTATCCTGTAAGGTAATTCAAAAGGCCAATTCTATTTTTTAGGATTGACCTTTTTTTATTTATATTCTTGTGAAAGAGCGTCCTAAATGCTTTTTAAATCTATCTGTGCTATGCTTTTTCTATACATAACACATAATATAAAGGATGTGATCGTTTTGACAACGAATGCAAAACAAGTTTCTTTCAAAGATAAACTCAAAACTTTCGTAGAAGTCGCAAAACCCAATTGGGCGCGAGCGGAAGTTTCTTCAAACGCAGCAGAACTTGCTTATTTTACTTTATTATCGTTATTTCCTATTCTATTGGTTGTAGCAAATATTATCCCGCTTTTTCCTATAAGCGCTGGAGACATCCTACCTATGTTAGAGACGGCTGTGCCGCCAGATATTTACAATGTTTTAGCTCCAGTTCTAGAAAGCTATTTGAGCAGTTCAAGTGGAGGAGCAATTTCTATTGGGCTGATCACGTCGTTATGGTCAGCAAGTAAAGCCTTCAATGCCTTACAAAATGTTCTTAATGATGTTTATGGAGTCGAAAAAAGAAATAACTTTATTATTGTTCGTTTGGTCTCTTTCCTCGTTCAATTAGCCATAGTTGCTATTGTAGGGGCATTGATTTTCATCTTTGTTTTTGGTGAACAGATCCTATTGTTTGTTCAAGACTTTGTTGGAATCGATTTAGGCTTTGTTCTGCAAGTATTTGGTTATAAATGGTTGGTTTTATTAGTTGTCTTGATTCTTGTTCTTACAATGGTTTACTTTTTAGTACCGAATCATCGGTTGCATATTAAATATGCTCTTCCAGGAGCGATATTTGCAACTGCAGGCTGGTTGATCTTATCTCAAGCCTTTACGCTTTATGTTAAATATGCTGGAGGAGAAGCAGCTGCTAGTGCAACATTTGGAGTATTCATTGTGTTAATGCTCTGGCTATATCTATCCGCTATGATCTTATTAATGGGTGGATTGATCAATACGATTTATTTCGAATACAAAACCGGTGAATCTGTCAATGAAGCGAAACTTGAAAAGGATGAAGCTGAAAAAGAAGATAAAGAAAAAGAGTATCCAGACAGTTCAGATTCGATTCAACACAAAAAATTAGTTAAAGTAAAAACAGTAGAAAAACAAAAAGAAGACTGAGTCTAAACTCAGTTTTCTTTTTTCTACATACAGGTTTAATAGAGTAGCACTGTAAGTTTTTTCTAAGAAAGACGAGAAGCCTTTTTTTTAGGGAGGATTTCTTATATAATGGATTGAGTTTGATAAAGAAATTTTTGATAGATAGGATACAAGGAGAATTTTAAAAAATGACAGAAAATAAAGAAACAAAAATAGATTACGGAATTATTTTATCCGTCATGTTGCTTGCAATCATTAGTATTGCGACTATCTTTTCAACCACTTATTTAACTGGGAACTCTGGGATCAGTGCTACATTGATGCAAATCATCTGGTACGTAGTGGGTACAGTTGCGATTATCGTGATTATGCAGTTTGATTCGGAGCAGTTGTGGAAACTTGCTCCAATAGCGTATGGTGTAGGGCTCTTTCTGTTAGTGCTGGTATTATTCTTTTATGATCGGTCTCTTGAGTTAAGTACCGGAGCAAAAAGCTGGTTTAAGCTAGGTCGACTAACCTTCCAGCCTTCGGAAATCATGAAAGTTGCCTTTATTCTTATGCTGGCTCGTGTTGTAACAAAACACAACGGCGATTACTCAACTCATTACCCTAAAGCTGACTTCTTATTACTAGGAAAAATAATTTTAACATCTGTTCCTCCCTTGGTACTTGTAATGATGCAAAATGACTTAGGTTCAACATTGGTGTTTATTGCAATCATTATTGGTTTAATATTGATTTCCGGAATTACATGGAAAATTATTCTTCCTATATTTTCAGGTGTTGCCGCACTTGGTACATCATTGCTCGTTCTTGTAGTGTACAATCGCGATTTTTTATTGCGTTTAGGTTTTAAACCTTATCAATTTTCTCGAATAGATTCTTGGCTGAACCCTTATGGAGATTCGGGAGGTGCATCCTACCAACTGATTCAAAGTATTAAAGCGATTGGTTCAGGAAAAATGTTTGGTAAAGGTTTTGGAACTTCAGAAGTTTATGTACCCGTTCGCGAATCAGATATGATTTTTTCTACGATTGGAGAGAATTTTGGTTTTCTCGGCAGTTGTATTTTGATTTTTATTTACTTTTTATTGATTTATCAAATGATTCGCATTTGTTTTGATACGAAAAATGAATTTTATGCGTATATCGCAACGGGCGTTATCATGATGATCTTATTCCATGTTTTCGAAAACGTCGGTATGAGTATTGGATTACTTCCTTTAACAGGGATTCCATTGCCGTTTATCTCTCAAGGTGGAACAGCATTGCTTGGGAATATGATGGGTGTTGGGCTGATCATGTCCATGAGGTACCATTACCGTAGTTACATGTTCTCAGAAGAAGATGAAGACTTTAAATAAAAGCTAGTATAACGAACTAGACCTACTGGAGTGAACGTAATGCTTGAACTTTATCAACACCCGACGTGTTCAACTTGTAAAGCAGCAAGAAAGTGGCTGGATGAACATGCGGTAGAGTATCATGCAATCAACATGATCGATGCTCCACCAACAAAAGAAACCTTGATCCATTTAATTGAGCAGTCTAAGTTGCCTGTCATCCGTTTTTTTAATACAAGCGGAAACAGATATCGTGAATTAGGCTTAAAAACGGTCGTTCCAAATTTGGATATAGAAGAGGCTGCTGCTCTATTGGCTACAGATGGTATGTTGATTAAGAGGCCTCTTTTAACAGATGGAAAAAGAACAACTCTTGGATTTAAAGAGCCGGATTATGAAGCAGCTTGGGGAAAAGAAACTAAAAACTAGAATGGGAGCGACTAAAATGGAAAAAGAAATGAGATACAGCGAAAACGGCCTTTGGATTTTAAAAGAAGGCGACAACTACCGTATGGGATTGTCAGAAAAAGGACAAGACGATCTAGGTGAAGTCATGTTTGTAGAACTTCCTAACACACTAGCTGAAGTCAAAGAAAATGATGTATTGCTAGGTGTAGAAGGAGCAAAAGCTGTTACAGAATTGTTGTCTCCTTTAACTGGAATCGTTGTTCAATTCCATACAGAATTGACGGATAATCCTGAAAAGTTAAATAGTACAGATAAAAAAGATAACTGGATTCTTGAAGTGAAAGATGTAGAACCAGGTGCTTTTGAAAAATTGTCAGCAGAAGTTTAAGAATTAAAGTTGACAGAAAAAAAATGCTCTGTTAAAATGTGTTCAATATCAATAACGCGATGATAAGAAGAGTACGTTCGTAATAACCGTTTATAGAGAGCCTTGTTTGCTGAAAATAGGTAATGGATATTGAACCGAAGATGGTCTTTGAGCAGAATAAGTGAATGCTTTGCATAAGCCTATTCCGGGTGCACCCGATAACGTGCCACAGTATAAAAAAGTTGAAAAAGACTTAAGTACTGAATGAGGTTGATTTAGTGATGAATTGACAAATTAAGGTGGTAACACGAAAATGCAAAACTTTCGTCCTTATAGTAAGCAATAGGCTTAGTATAAGGACGAAAGTTTTTTTGTTTAAATGAAACAGGAGGTATAACTGAAATGATTGAATTAAAGGGTATTAAAAAAGTATTTCAAACAAAACAAGGGAGTTTAACAGCTGTAAAAGATATCAATGTCTCAATCAAGAATGGTGAGATTTATGGAATCGTGGGGTATTCTGGAGCTGGGAAAAGTACATTAGTACGCATGTTTAACGGCTTAGAAACACCAACCGAAGGGACTGTTGCTGTTGAAGGAAATGTTATTTCTCAACTAAAAGGAAAATCACTTAGAAAGGAACGTCAAAAAATTGGGATGATTTTTCAACATTTCAATTTATTATGGTCCAGAACAGTTGAAGAAAATGTTCTTTTCCCGCTCGAAATTGCCAATGTACCAAAAAGTAAGCGAGAAGCTAAAGCAAAAGAGTTGATTCGCTTAGTTGGGTTAGAAGGAAGAGAGAAAGCTTATCCTTCTCAACTATCAGGTGGTCAAAAGCAACGTGTCGGAATCGCTAGAGCCTTAGCCAATGATCCAACATTACTGCTTTGTGATGAAGCGACTAGCGCGCTTGATCCACAAACAACGGATGAAGTTTTGGATCTATTATTGGATATTAATAAACGCCTGAATCTAACCATTGTATTGATTACGCATGAAATGCATGTGATCCGTAAAATTTGTGACAAAGTAGCGGTTATGGATAATGGGAGAATCGTTGAAGAAGGTTCAGTGATTGATGTGTTCAAGAAACCCCAACAAGAGATAACTAAACGCTTTATCCGCCAAGATGCAAATCCAGATAGTGAAGATACTGATATGATTTTTGAAGAATTATTGGCTGAATACCCAGAAGGAAAAATTGTTCATTTAACCTTCCATGGCCAACAAGCCAAGATGCCAATTATGTCAAAAATCGTTCGAGAAGATGGCGTCGATTTAAGCATCATTCAAGGGAACATTCAACAAACACAAGATGGCGCAATTGGTTCGCTTTATGTCCAACTAACGGGTGAAAGCCAAAAAATTGAAGTGGCTATTGAAGAATTAAGAAAACTCCAAGTAGAAGTAGAGGTGGTAGAACATGTTGTCGAAGCTTAATCTAGGGTCCAGTGTTTTATCACAATACCTCGATTTTTCAGAAGTTAAATGGGAAAAAATGCAAGAGGCAACGATTGAAACGATTGGAATGACGATCGGCTCAGTTGTCATCATCTTTTTCGCAGGCTTATTACTTGGATTATTGTTATATGAAACAAATGGAAAAAATACTGTGGCTGCTAAAGTACTTTATCGATTAGTGGCAATTTTAGTCAATGTTTTTCGTTCCATTCCATTTATCATTTTGATCGTCTTGTTGCTTCCAGTAACCAAAACACTCGTAGGGTCGATTACTGGACCGACTGCCGCTTTACCAGCATTGATTATTGCTTCAGCACCTTTCTTTGCACGGTTAGTTGAAATTGGTTTTCGTGAGATCGATAAAGGCGTAATTGAAGCAGCTGAAGCAATGGGGGCCAGCAAATGGCAAATTATTTATAAAGTATTGATTCCAGAAAGTCTGCCAGCTATTGTGTCTGGCATTACGGTTACAACTATTTCTTTAGTCGGATATACAGCGATGGCTGGTGTTATCGGTGCTGGTGGATTAGGAAACTTAGCCTATCTTGATGGGTTCCAACGAAACCAAAGTACCGTAGTGTTAGTCGCAACATTGATTATCTTAGTGATCGTTTTTATCATCCAAGCCATTGGCGATGTGATCGTTAAAAAAGTGGATAAACGCTAAAACAAGTTAGACAGCTCTATGAAGAAGGAATCATACTCATGAGTTGATAGAAAAGCACGACCGCAGTATAAATAGGGGATTTAAAAGCACTAAAAAATAGAAAGATAAAACAGGGGGATTTAGAGATGAAAAAGAAGACAATTTTATCAGCATTAGCAACAGCAGGAGTAATTGTTACATTAGCGGCTTGTGGAAATGGAAATGAAGAAAGCAATGGATCAAATGCAGAAGATACAACGATAAAAATTGGGGCAAGCAACGTTCCACATGCTGAAATCCTTGAATTTGTTCAACCTATTCTTGAAGAAGAAGGAATCACATTGGATATTACTACTTATAATGACTATGTGATACCAAATGTAGCATTGGATGAAGGCGAGATTGATGCCAACTATTTCCAACATATTCCATTTTTTGATGCAGCTGTAGAAGAAAACGGTTATGATTTTGTGAATGCAGGAAGTATTCATATCGAACCTTTAGCTATCTTTTCTCAACGTTATGAAAGTTTAGAAGATGTAGAAGATGGCGCAACTGTCTTAGTCAGCAACAACCAAGCAGACTGGGGGCGAGTAATCGGTATATTCCAAGAAGCCGGTCTAGTAACAGTGAAAGATGGCGTAGATCTGACAACAGCAACATTTGAGGATATTGACGAAAATCCTAAAAATTTAGTTTTTGAATACGAAAATGACCCAGCATTGATGACGACTTTATACCAACAAGACGAAGCTGAATTGATCGCAATCAATTCAAACTTTGCAGTAGATCAAGATATTAGCCCAATTGATGATTCTGTTGCTATTGAGAGCACATCTTCTCCATATGCAAACATTATTGCCGTTCGTTCAGAAGATGCAGAAGACCCAGCAATTTTGAAATTAGTAGAAACATTGAAATCTAAAGAAGTACAAGATTTCATCATAGAAGAATGGGATGGAGCAGTTGTTCCTGTAACAGAATAACGTAAATAAAAAGTAAGAAGCAGATAAAATGGCTTCTTACTTTTTTTTGTTGGTAGCTAAGTTAAATCGATTGGTTTAAATTTATTCCGAAATAGACGGCAATACTTGTAGAAAGTCAGAGGACCGTTCAAAGACTGTAGACTTCGTGGCTTTCAAGCTTCAAACAAAGTGCTGCTTTATTTTGTTGTTTTACGCACGATCAAAGTAAAAGCCAATTCTTCGGGTGTTAACTTTTGTAAAGTTAAATCGTTATTGATCATTTTAAATGCGTTTTCAGCTTGCTTATGTATGGAATAATCAATGGTAGTGATATCTAATAAATGAGAAATTTCAATATTATCAAAACCAATCACTGAAAAATCCTCAGGCACTGAGAACCCTAAACGTTTTGCTTGCGAAACTAAACCAGCTGCAACAGCATCAGAGCTTGTCATGAAGGCATCAGGCTTGATTACTTGTTTGGCTAACCATTGCGCAATACGTTCACCATCTTGAATACTATTGATATCATTGAACTGTCCGGGTGAATGAGGGGTTAAATCGTATTTTTTACAAAAATATTCATACGCTTTGATTCGGCTTTTAGTATTCAAGCGACGAATATCGCTGTATAAATT from the Carnobacterium inhibens subsp. inhibens DSM 13024 genome contains:
- a CDS encoding MetQ/NlpA family ABC transporter substrate-binding protein, coding for MKKKTILSALATAGVIVTLAACGNGNEESNGSNAEDTTIKIGASNVPHAEILEFVQPILEEEGITLDITTYNDYVIPNVALDEGEIDANYFQHIPFFDAAVEENGYDFVNAGSIHIEPLAIFSQRYESLEDVEDGATVLVSNNQADWGRVIGIFQEAGLVTVKDGVDLTTATFEDIDENPKNLVFEYENDPALMTTLYQQDEAELIAINSNFAVDQDISPIDDSVAIESTSSPYANIIAVRSEDAEDPAILKLVETLKSKEVQDFIIEEWDGAVVPVTE
- a CDS encoding glycine cleavage system protein H → MEKEMRYSENGLWILKEGDNYRMGLSEKGQDDLGEVMFVELPNTLAEVKENDVLLGVEGAKAVTELLSPLTGIVVQFHTELTDNPEKLNSTDKKDNWILEVKDVEPGAFEKLSAEV
- a CDS encoding arsenate reductase family protein; the protein is MLELYQHPTCSTCKAARKWLDEHAVEYHAINMIDAPPTKETLIHLIEQSKLPVIRFFNTSGNRYRELGLKTVVPNLDIEEAAALLATDGMLIKRPLLTDGKRTTLGFKEPDYEAAWGKETKN
- a CDS encoding methionine ABC transporter permease — its product is MLSKLNLGSSVLSQYLDFSEVKWEKMQEATIETIGMTIGSVVIIFFAGLLLGLLLYETNGKNTVAAKVLYRLVAILVNVFRSIPFIILIVLLLPVTKTLVGSITGPTAALPALIIASAPFFARLVEIGFREIDKGVIEAAEAMGASKWQIIYKVLIPESLPAIVSGITVTTISLVGYTAMAGVIGAGGLGNLAYLDGFQRNQSTVVLVATLIILVIVFIIQAIGDVIVKKVDKR
- a CDS encoding methionine ABC transporter ATP-binding protein, which produces MIELKGIKKVFQTKQGSLTAVKDINVSIKNGEIYGIVGYSGAGKSTLVRMFNGLETPTEGTVAVEGNVISQLKGKSLRKERQKIGMIFQHFNLLWSRTVEENVLFPLEIANVPKSKREAKAKELIRLVGLEGREKAYPSQLSGGQKQRVGIARALANDPTLLLCDEATSALDPQTTDEVLDLLLDINKRLNLTIVLITHEMHVIRKICDKVAVMDNGRIVEEGSVIDVFKKPQQEITKRFIRQDANPDSEDTDMIFEELLAEYPEGKIVHLTFHGQQAKMPIMSKIVREDGVDLSIIQGNIQQTQDGAIGSLYVQLTGESQKIEVAIEELRKLQVEVEVVEHVVEA